A window of the Microvirga terrae genome harbors these coding sequences:
- a CDS encoding HlyD family type I secretion periplasmic adaptor subunit — MTEFENDLAANSSSMRRLMRWFILSSFIVFFGIGGWAVAAKVDSAVVTSGTFAVQSSAQAVQHLEGGVIGAILVKGGELVQEGQVLVRLDAAKVTADASILERKLIDLTAQKARLEAEQLDRTTIARPELSIPSKQAETALRAALAAEEGLMNERRFTRLSQLSQQQERKHQVERQIDGFNERSRALKEELAQVTAELADQRMLDSKGLIRRPVLRQTEREVSRLKGEMGDIEARIAGARSQLTEIQFKIAELTQNARSEVLRQLQTVTASLAETEEQLAAARDRLQRLDIRAPRTGLVHELMVHTIGGIVAPGQKLMSIIPSAEPLIVNAKIRPEEVDQVHIDQPATIHISSFKLPTPLELEGMVTSVSPDQVVSGESGQAYFTVKIAIAPGERSKLEGKELTPGLPAEVLIRGETRRIITYLTQPLTDRLAVAFREE; from the coding sequence ATGACCGAGTTCGAAAACGACCTTGCGGCTAATTCCTCCTCCATGCGCCGGCTGATGCGCTGGTTCATCCTGAGTTCCTTCATCGTATTCTTCGGGATCGGCGGCTGGGCGGTCGCCGCCAAGGTCGACAGCGCGGTCGTCACCTCGGGCACGTTCGCAGTCCAATCGAGCGCCCAGGCGGTCCAGCACCTTGAGGGCGGCGTCATCGGGGCGATTCTCGTCAAGGGAGGAGAGCTCGTGCAGGAGGGACAGGTGCTTGTCCGGCTCGATGCGGCGAAGGTTACGGCGGATGCGAGCATCCTCGAACGCAAGCTGATCGATCTCACCGCCCAGAAGGCACGTTTGGAGGCCGAGCAGTTGGACCGCACGACGATCGCGCGGCCGGAGCTCTCGATCCCGTCGAAACAGGCCGAGACAGCCTTGAGAGCGGCTCTTGCGGCAGAGGAAGGCCTGATGAACGAGCGGCGCTTCACGCGCCTGAGCCAGCTCTCGCAGCAGCAGGAGCGCAAGCATCAGGTCGAGAGGCAGATCGACGGGTTCAACGAGAGGTCCCGGGCCCTCAAGGAGGAGCTCGCCCAGGTGACCGCCGAGTTGGCCGACCAGCGCATGCTGGACAGCAAAGGTCTGATCCGGCGCCCGGTGCTGCGTCAGACGGAACGCGAGGTGAGCCGCCTGAAGGGCGAGATGGGCGACATCGAGGCCCGGATAGCGGGTGCCCGGTCCCAGCTCACCGAGATCCAGTTCAAGATTGCCGAGCTCACTCAGAATGCCCGCTCGGAAGTCCTGCGACAGCTTCAGACCGTCACCGCCAGCCTGGCCGAAACGGAAGAGCAGCTTGCGGCCGCCCGGGATCGGCTTCAGCGGCTCGATATCCGGGCTCCGAGGACCGGGCTCGTCCACGAGCTCATGGTGCACACGATCGGCGGGATCGTCGCCCCCGGGCAGAAGCTGATGTCGATCATCCCCAGCGCCGAGCCGCTGATCGTGAACGCGAAAATCCGCCCCGAGGAGGTCGATCAGGTGCATATCGACCAGCCAGCGACCATCCATATCAGCTCGTTCAAGCTCCCAACGCCTTTGGAACTCGAAGGGATGGTCACCAGTGTCTCGCCGGACCAGGTCGTCAGCGGCGAATCCGGGCAGGCCTATTTCACCGTGAAGATCGCGATCGCCCCGGGCGAGCGTAGCAAGCTGGAGGGGAAGGAACTGACGCCCGGCCTGCCGGCCGAGGTGCTGATCCGCGGGGAGACCCGGCGGATCATCACCTACCTGACCCAGCCGCTCACCGATCGGCTCGCCGTCGCCTTCCGTGAAGAGTAA
- a CDS encoding type I secretion system permease/ATPase, producing the protein MKTSAEVQLRTALRTLKKPLIGISVISCLGNVLMLTGPIFMMLVYNKVLASKSIPTLAALSLLALLLYAFYGLLEALRGKLMARVGITFDHRLAPTLFEATLKLPLHFGPHARNHDPLQDLASIRNYLMGPGPVALLDLPWMPIYFAILFLVSPILFLAAGAGALFLVILSMVNELVTKGTVKSANQVHAATMTLLLDARRNSEAAAAMSMGDDLCKRWGGGYVNSISHARDLADHASVFGAISKTVRLVLQSAMLALGAFLVIEAKMSPGAMIACSVILARALTPIDQVIGNWRSTSAAWQALRRLRALTSKLPQAAKQQHGMPRPRHTLSVRDVAIVPPGGTIATVSGVSFEIEAGDALGIIGPSGCGKSTLVRALVGAWPTARGDVRFDNALIAQYSPDALADAIGHLPQSIELFDGTIAENIARFRKDATVDQVVDAARMAGVHDMILAFPKGYDTPVGEGGAILSGGQRQRIGLARALFGNPFIVVLDEPNSNLDPLGEQSLNDAIQQMRQAGKIVVIVAHRPSAIFAANKILSVRNGRAEMFGPKEQVLAALFPRIGQPHKPAQAMGPQPVGAPSVVATAQPGATRSDPSTASGPQDGLGTAAAEPANGDAGPATATVTSLDATRTQRASSHAS; encoded by the coding sequence ATGAAGACCAGCGCCGAAGTCCAACTCCGGACGGCTCTTCGCACGCTCAAAAAGCCGCTGATCGGGATCAGTGTCATCAGCTGTCTCGGAAACGTCCTGATGCTGACCGGCCCCATCTTCATGATGCTGGTCTACAACAAGGTCCTGGCAAGCAAAAGCATCCCGACGCTGGCAGCCCTCTCCCTGCTCGCTCTGCTGCTCTATGCCTTCTATGGCCTCCTGGAGGCGTTGCGCGGCAAGCTCATGGCCCGCGTCGGCATCACGTTCGACCACCGGCTGGCTCCCACTCTGTTCGAGGCGACGCTGAAGCTGCCGCTCCATTTCGGACCCCATGCCCGCAATCACGATCCGCTCCAGGATCTGGCCTCCATCCGCAACTACCTCATGGGTCCCGGACCGGTCGCGCTTCTCGATCTGCCCTGGATGCCGATCTATTTCGCGATCCTGTTTCTGGTCAGTCCGATCCTGTTCCTCGCCGCGGGAGCCGGCGCTCTGTTTCTCGTCATTCTCAGCATGGTCAACGAGCTCGTCACCAAAGGAACGGTCAAGTCGGCGAACCAGGTGCACGCGGCCACCATGACCCTCCTGCTGGATGCAAGGCGCAATTCGGAAGCAGCCGCCGCCATGAGCATGGGAGACGACCTGTGCAAGCGCTGGGGCGGCGGTTACGTGAACTCGATCTCGCACGCCCGCGACCTCGCCGACCACGCCAGTGTGTTCGGGGCGATCTCCAAGACGGTCCGGCTCGTCCTGCAATCCGCGATGCTGGCGCTCGGAGCCTTCCTGGTCATCGAGGCGAAGATGTCCCCCGGCGCCATGATCGCGTGCTCGGTCATTCTCGCACGGGCTCTCACCCCCATCGATCAGGTGATCGGCAACTGGCGCAGCACCTCGGCCGCGTGGCAGGCTTTGCGCCGGCTGAGGGCGCTCACCTCCAAGCTTCCCCAGGCGGCCAAGCAGCAGCACGGCATGCCGCGGCCGCGCCACACCCTGTCGGTGCGGGATGTCGCGATCGTTCCCCCGGGCGGGACCATCGCGACCGTGTCGGGCGTCTCATTCGAGATCGAAGCCGGCGACGCTCTCGGGATCATCGGCCCCAGCGGATGCGGCAAGTCCACCCTCGTTCGCGCCTTGGTCGGCGCCTGGCCGACCGCGCGGGGCGATGTCCGCTTCGACAACGCTCTGATCGCTCAGTACTCGCCCGATGCGCTCGCGGACGCCATCGGTCACCTGCCGCAGAGCATCGAGCTGTTCGATGGAACGATCGCGGAGAACATCGCGCGTTTCCGGAAGGACGCGACCGTCGACCAGGTAGTGGATGCGGCCCGCATGGCTGGCGTGCACGACATGATCCTGGCGTTCCCGAAGGGATACGACACTCCGGTCGGCGAAGGCGGCGCCATCCTGTCAGGCGGTCAGCGCCAGCGCATCGGGCTTGCCCGAGCCCTGTTCGGCAATCCTTTCATCGTCGTGCTCGACGAGCCCAATTCCAATCTGGACCCGCTCGGGGAGCAGTCTCTGAACGACGCTATTCAACAGATGCGACAGGCCGGAAAGATCGTCGTCATCGTGGCCCACCGGCCGAGCGCCATCTTCGCCGCCAACAAGATCCTGTCAGTCCGCAACGGCCGCGCCGAGATGTTCGGCCCGAAAGAGCAGGTTCTGGCCGCTCTGTTCCCGCGCATCGGGCAGCCGCACAAGCCCGCTCAGGCGATGGGTCCGCAACCGGTCGGTGCTCCCTCTGTCGTCGCGACAGCGCAGCCAGGCGCGACCCGTTCCGACCCGAGCACCGCATCGGGTCCGCAGGATGGTCTCGGCACGGCGGCGGCAGAACCGGCGAACGGAGACGCCGGCCCGGCCACCGCGACCGTCACCAGTCTGGACGCCACCCGGACCCAGCGGGCAAGCAGCCACGCGAGCTAG
- a CDS encoding Crp/Fnr family transcriptional regulator, with protein sequence MPDVQPPKPATGADKLVHLEALDIFKAIDPSTVDQIARRAQSRTLDKGELLFNVGDTSDALYVIAEGRIRIWTVSAAGAEVTLNVLTNGAVFGEIGMLDGGVRTAGASAMLRTRLTSIARRTFYEALDRDPQLVRNVIDLLCSRLRWTSARMEDATLRQAPQRLARILGHLARDHGRATAGGIEVVLKLTQSEMAQWTAMSREGLNKLLNRWSEERLLSQDRGGLIVHDLERIDEIAEFGE encoded by the coding sequence ATGCCAGACGTGCAACCGCCCAAACCGGCGACCGGCGCCGACAAGCTGGTCCATCTCGAAGCACTCGACATCTTCAAGGCTATCGACCCGTCGACGGTCGACCAGATCGCCCGCAGGGCTCAGAGTCGGACATTGGACAAGGGCGAGTTGCTGTTCAATGTCGGTGACACCTCCGACGCGCTCTACGTAATCGCCGAGGGCCGTATCCGGATCTGGACGGTCTCGGCTGCCGGCGCCGAAGTCACGCTCAATGTGCTGACCAATGGTGCCGTCTTCGGCGAGATCGGCATGCTCGACGGCGGCGTGCGGACCGCCGGCGCCTCCGCGATGCTGCGGACGAGACTGACGAGCATCGCCCGGCGAACCTTCTATGAGGCGCTGGACCGGGATCCGCAGCTGGTGCGCAACGTCATCGACCTGTTGTGCAGCCGGCTCAGATGGACCAGCGCCCGGATGGAGGATGCCACCCTGCGTCAGGCGCCGCAGCGCCTCGCCCGCATTCTCGGGCATCTCGCCCGGGATCACGGGAGGGCGACGGCTGGAGGTATCGAGGTCGTTCTCAAGCTGACCCAGAGCGAGATGGCTCAATGGACGGCCATGTCGCGGGAGGGATTGAACAAGCTTCTGAACCGATGGTCGGAGGAGCGCCTGTTGAGCCAGGATCGAGGCGGGCTGATCGTCCATGATCTCGAGCGGATCGACGAGATCGCGGAATTCGGCGAGTAG
- a CDS encoding adenylate/guanylate cyclase domain-containing protein, which produces MDDPAPDAPQPAGKRVRRLRAVFAADMANFGGLVSVDETNTLDALWATRRIAREELAAHGGWLFGMPGDGLFALFESAVDAVRCALDTQARLAAMTKLDAVRMRIGIHLGDVLFQDDLPFGETLVIAARLESLADPGGILVSAAVMEAVAPRISATFGERGVFDLKHSPRRITTFSVGLPPSSGDMNATLSLIEPLDRTVLSVASARIEETVPAPLPPAACLEPPALTLPKAAPLVVPHGRAAPDPAPPVALEPEVPPARQTSMDPGAVQGCLAELAHALTVYLGPVAGLLVKRHAAELADPAKLVEDLAREIPARDERLQFIARAQQIVARRRH; this is translated from the coding sequence ATGGACGATCCGGCCCCTGATGCACCCCAGCCTGCAGGCAAACGAGTTCGACGTCTACGAGCGGTCTTCGCGGCCGACATGGCCAACTTCGGCGGCCTGGTGTCCGTCGACGAGACCAATACCCTTGACGCCCTGTGGGCGACGAGGCGCATTGCCCGGGAGGAGCTTGCGGCTCACGGCGGTTGGCTCTTCGGGATGCCGGGAGACGGGCTCTTCGCGCTCTTCGAGAGTGCGGTCGATGCCGTCCGTTGCGCGCTCGACACCCAGGCGCGTCTCGCCGCGATGACGAAGCTCGATGCAGTCCGCATGCGGATCGGCATCCATCTCGGGGATGTCCTGTTCCAGGACGATCTGCCCTTCGGCGAGACCCTCGTGATTGCGGCCCGTCTGGAAAGCTTGGCGGATCCAGGCGGCATTCTCGTATCGGCAGCCGTCATGGAAGCCGTAGCCCCCCGCATCTCGGCGACCTTCGGCGAGCGCGGAGTGTTCGACCTCAAGCACAGCCCGCGACGGATCACGACGTTCAGCGTCGGCCTGCCGCCGTCCTCGGGCGACATGAACGCGACCCTGAGCCTGATCGAGCCGCTCGATCGGACGGTCCTGTCAGTGGCTTCGGCGCGCATTGAAGAGACAGTGCCGGCACCCTTGCCCCCGGCCGCCTGCCTGGAGCCGCCGGCCCTCACGCTTCCGAAGGCCGCCCCTCTCGTCGTCCCGCACGGCCGTGCGGCCCCCGATCCCGCGCCTCCCGTCGCCCTGGAGCCGGAGGTCCCGCCGGCTCGTCAGACTTCCATGGATCCGGGGGCCGTTCAGGGCTGCCTCGCTGAGCTGGCTCATGCCCTCACAGTGTATCTCGGTCCCGTCGCGGGCCTGCTCGTGAAGCGGCACGCGGCAGAGCTGGCGGATCCGGCCAAGCTCGTCGAGGATCTTGCCCGCGAGATTCCCGCACGAGACGAGCGTCTGCAGTTCATCGCCCGCGCCCAACAGATCGTGGCGCGGCGGCGCCACTGA
- a CDS encoding serine/threonine-protein kinase: MTADKDLRTGSSQGGTSGMPARVGKYRLDHVIGRGAIGVVYKGYDEQIDRPLAIKTLRPEILENLNENDELLRRFATEARSAARCLHPNIVTVFDFVEQDGAPYIIMEYVNAGTLENVIRRGTLLPIRQVGEIMAQLLFALGYAHSKGVIHRDVKPANILCPSAASIKVSDFGVAHVDALDLTKPGGIPIGTPNYMAPERFLGRPADIRADLFSAGVILFQMLTGTKPFIAADLPELMRKLMNDPPPEVRTYRPELWPEIDVVVQRALARNPEDRFQTADEFIVSLNASIEMRPSADLPPLDLTELSHLPGKEQAAPAKERLNQTMAEVLTPTTLDALGRSLASSLGPIGHLLVRQASHETMDVDTFLDLLVEKIKTEAEASTFRKAAQQVLRDDKGFKIAQMEAVISLTEIRAVSEALLPLIGPVAPTLVARQAEKAVGRDDFYRRLSDFIPNERDRARFLEIRGKIGETKQ; the protein is encoded by the coding sequence ATGACCGCAGACAAGGATCTGAGGACGGGCAGCAGCCAAGGCGGCACAAGCGGCATGCCCGCCCGAGTCGGCAAGTATCGCCTCGACCACGTCATCGGCCGTGGGGCCATCGGTGTTGTCTACAAGGGCTATGACGAACAGATCGACCGACCGCTCGCGATCAAGACGCTTCGTCCCGAGATTCTCGAGAACCTGAACGAGAACGACGAACTGCTCCGTCGGTTCGCCACCGAGGCGCGCTCCGCCGCGCGGTGCCTGCATCCCAACATCGTCACGGTCTTCGATTTCGTCGAGCAGGATGGCGCGCCCTACATCATCATGGAATATGTCAATGCCGGCACGCTGGAGAACGTGATCCGCCGGGGGACGCTGCTGCCGATCCGACAGGTCGGCGAGATCATGGCGCAGCTGCTGTTCGCTCTCGGCTACGCTCATTCGAAGGGCGTCATTCACCGGGACGTGAAACCGGCCAATATTCTCTGCCCTTCGGCAGCCTCGATCAAAGTGTCCGATTTCGGCGTGGCCCATGTGGATGCCCTGGATCTCACCAAGCCTGGCGGCATCCCCATCGGGACGCCGAACTACATGGCGCCCGAGCGGTTTCTCGGGCGCCCGGCGGATATTCGCGCCGATCTCTTCTCCGCCGGGGTCATCCTGTTCCAGATGCTGACGGGCACAAAGCCCTTCATCGCCGCGGATCTGCCTGAGCTGATGCGCAAGCTGATGAACGATCCGCCACCGGAGGTAAGAACCTATCGGCCCGAGCTTTGGCCGGAGATCGACGTGGTCGTTCAGCGCGCATTGGCCCGCAACCCCGAGGATCGCTTCCAAACGGCGGACGAATTCATCGTATCGCTCAATGCATCCATCGAGATGCGCCCCAGTGCAGACCTCCCTCCCCTCGACCTGACCGAGCTCTCCCACCTGCCGGGAAAGGAGCAGGCCGCGCCGGCCAAGGAGCGTCTCAACCAGACCATGGCGGAGGTCCTCACCCCCACGACGCTCGACGCGCTCGGGCGCTCGCTGGCCAGTTCGCTCGGCCCCATCGGTCATCTTCTGGTAAGGCAGGCCTCGCACGAGACCATGGACGTCGATACGTTCCTCGATCTGCTCGTCGAGAAGATCAAGACCGAGGCCGAAGCGTCGACCTTCCGAAAGGCGGCCCAGCAGGTGCTGCGTGACGACAAGGGTTTCAAGATAGCCCAGATGGAAGCCGTCATATCGCTGACCGAGATCCGGGCTGTATCGGAAGCGCTCCTGCCGCTCATCGGCCCGGTTGCGCCGACGCTTGTCGCCCGCCAGGCAGAGAAGGCGGTCGGCCGAGACGATTTCTATCGCCGCCTTTCAGATTTCATTCCCAACGAGCGGGACCGGGCGCGGTTTCTTGAGATCCGTGGTAAAATTGGCGAGACGAAACAGTGA
- a CDS encoding c-type heme family protein: MDQLQSQIDVLRAQALSVRRYTSEEIQPLLAEHSSVQFLPQTIPSFSAQTAFRNFRGFYPQFFYKEAALNPTNPADLARDWEREVIEKLRANPELTKDISYQTINNRSHYTATYPLVIKDESCLTCHSTPDRAPTSMVALYGSKNGFGWKLNETIGAQIISVPMDIAEGAIWRNLLLFVGTSSVIFLVLLVLLNVLLNRYVISPVTRMAKTAEAVSMGDASVAEFEYPGSDEIASLSRSFNRMRRSLDSALKMLEK; the protein is encoded by the coding sequence ATGGATCAGCTCCAGTCGCAGATCGACGTTCTGCGAGCCCAGGCGCTGTCCGTCCGCCGCTATACGTCGGAAGAGATCCAGCCCTTGCTCGCGGAGCACTCGAGCGTCCAGTTCCTGCCGCAGACGATCCCGTCGTTCTCGGCCCAGACGGCATTCCGCAACTTCCGGGGATTCTATCCTCAGTTCTTCTACAAGGAAGCTGCGCTCAACCCGACCAATCCGGCTGATCTTGCACGGGACTGGGAGCGAGAGGTCATCGAGAAGCTCCGGGCCAACCCCGAGCTCACCAAGGATATCAGCTATCAGACGATCAACAATCGCTCGCATTACACGGCGACCTATCCTTTGGTGATCAAGGACGAGTCGTGTCTGACCTGCCATTCGACTCCCGATCGGGCTCCGACCTCGATGGTCGCCCTTTACGGCAGCAAGAATGGATTCGGCTGGAAGCTCAACGAGACGATCGGAGCGCAGATCATCTCCGTGCCCATGGACATCGCCGAAGGAGCGATCTGGCGGAACCTGCTTCTCTTCGTCGGCACATCGAGCGTCATCTTCCTGGTCCTGCTGGTTCTGCTCAATGTCCTGCTGAATCGCTACGTGATCAGCCCGGTGACCCGCATGGCCAAGACGGCCGAGGCCGTGAGCATGGGCGACGCGTCCGTTGCCGAGTTCGAATATCCGGGTTCCGACGAGATCGCATCCCTGTCGCGATCCTTCAACAGGATGCGCAGAAGCCTGGATAGCGCATTGAAGATGCTTGAAAAGTGA